A single region of the Phyllostomus discolor isolate MPI-MPIP mPhyDis1 chromosome 14, mPhyDis1.pri.v3, whole genome shotgun sequence genome encodes:
- the LOC114489017 gene encoding UDP-N-acetylglucosamine transporter isoform X2 has product MSANLKYLSLGILVFQTTSLVLTMRYSRTLKEEGPRYLSSTAVVVAELLKIVACVLLVYKDSKCSLRALNRTLRDEILNKPMETLKLAIPSGIYTLQNNLLYVALSNLDAATYQVTYQLKILTTALFSVSMLSKKLGVYQWLSLVILMTGVAFVQWPSDSPELDAKERSAGSPFVGLMAVLTACFSSGFAGVYFEKILKETKQSVWIRNIQLGFFGSLFGLMGVYVYDGELVSRDGFFQGYSRLTWAVVALQALGGLVIAAVIKYADNILKGFATSLSIILSTLISYFWLQDFVPTSVFFLGAVLVIAATFLYGYDPKPAGNPTKA; this is encoded by the exons ATGTCCGCCAACCTCAAGTACCTGTCCCTGGGGATTCTGGTCTTCCAGACCACCAGCCTGGTCCTCACGATGCGCTACTCCCGGACGTTGAAAGAGGAGGGACCGCGCTACCTCTCCTCCACGGCCGTGGTTGTGGCCGAGCTTTTGAAGATCGTGGCCTGCGTCTTGCTCGTCTACAAAGACAGCA AATGCAGCCTCAGAGCACTGAACCGCACACTGCGTGATGAAATCCTGAATAAGCCCATGGAGACGCTCAAACTTGCCATTCCGTCAGGAATCTACACTCTTCAGAACAACTTGCTCTACGTGGCCTTGTCCAACCTGGACGCGGCCACCTACCAG GTCACCTACCAGCTGAAGATCCTCACGACGGCgctgttttctgtgtccatgcTCAGTAAGAAGCTGGGTGTGTACCAGTGGCTGTCCCTGGTCATCTTGATGACCGGAGTCGCTTTTGTGCAG TGGCCCTCAGACTCCCCGGAGCTGGACGCGAAGGAGCGCTCGGCGGGCTCTCCGTTCGTCGGCCTCATGGCAGTCCTCACGGCGTGCTTCTCGAGTGGCTTCGCCGGGGTTTACTTCGAGAAGATCTTAAAAGAAACCAAGCAGTCGGTGTGGATAAGAAACATCCAACTGG GTTTCTTCGGGAGCCTGTTCGGCCTGATGGGCGTGTACGTCTACGACGGGGAGCTGGTGTCCAGGGACGGCTTCTTCCAGGGCTACAGCCGCCTGACCTGGGCCGTCGTGGCCCTGCAG GCACTCGGAGGTCTCGTCATCGCTGCTGTCATAAAGTACgcagataatattttaaaagggttTGCAACCTCTTTATCCATAATACTATCAACACTGATATCCTATTTCTGGCTGCAAGACTTTGTGCCAACCAG TGTCTTTTTCCTGGGAGCCGTGCTCGTCATAGCAGCCACCTTCCTGTACGGCTACGACCCCAAGCCTGCAGGGAACCCCACGAAGGCGTAG
- the LOC114489017 gene encoding UDP-N-acetylglucosamine transporter isoform X1, giving the protein MADADKTMSANLKYLSLGILVFQTTSLVLTMRYSRTLKEEGPRYLSSTAVVVAELLKIVACVLLVYKDSKCSLRALNRTLRDEILNKPMETLKLAIPSGIYTLQNNLLYVALSNLDAATYQVTYQLKILTTALFSVSMLSKKLGVYQWLSLVILMTGVAFVQWPSDSPELDAKERSAGSPFVGLMAVLTACFSSGFAGVYFEKILKETKQSVWIRNIQLGFFGSLFGLMGVYVYDGELVSRDGFFQGYSRLTWAVVALQALGGLVIAAVIKYADNILKGFATSLSIILSTLISYFWLQDFVPTSVFFLGAVLVIAATFLYGYDPKPAGNPTKA; this is encoded by the exons ATG GCAGATGCAGATAAAACGATGTCCGCCAACCTCAAGTACCTGTCCCTGGGGATTCTGGTCTTCCAGACCACCAGCCTGGTCCTCACGATGCGCTACTCCCGGACGTTGAAAGAGGAGGGACCGCGCTACCTCTCCTCCACGGCCGTGGTTGTGGCCGAGCTTTTGAAGATCGTGGCCTGCGTCTTGCTCGTCTACAAAGACAGCA AATGCAGCCTCAGAGCACTGAACCGCACACTGCGTGATGAAATCCTGAATAAGCCCATGGAGACGCTCAAACTTGCCATTCCGTCAGGAATCTACACTCTTCAGAACAACTTGCTCTACGTGGCCTTGTCCAACCTGGACGCGGCCACCTACCAG GTCACCTACCAGCTGAAGATCCTCACGACGGCgctgttttctgtgtccatgcTCAGTAAGAAGCTGGGTGTGTACCAGTGGCTGTCCCTGGTCATCTTGATGACCGGAGTCGCTTTTGTGCAG TGGCCCTCAGACTCCCCGGAGCTGGACGCGAAGGAGCGCTCGGCGGGCTCTCCGTTCGTCGGCCTCATGGCAGTCCTCACGGCGTGCTTCTCGAGTGGCTTCGCCGGGGTTTACTTCGAGAAGATCTTAAAAGAAACCAAGCAGTCGGTGTGGATAAGAAACATCCAACTGG GTTTCTTCGGGAGCCTGTTCGGCCTGATGGGCGTGTACGTCTACGACGGGGAGCTGGTGTCCAGGGACGGCTTCTTCCAGGGCTACAGCCGCCTGACCTGGGCCGTCGTGGCCCTGCAG GCACTCGGAGGTCTCGTCATCGCTGCTGTCATAAAGTACgcagataatattttaaaagggttTGCAACCTCTTTATCCATAATACTATCAACACTGATATCCTATTTCTGGCTGCAAGACTTTGTGCCAACCAG TGTCTTTTTCCTGGGAGCCGTGCTCGTCATAGCAGCCACCTTCCTGTACGGCTACGACCCCAAGCCTGCAGGGAACCCCACGAAGGCGTAG